Proteins from one Cryptomeria japonica chromosome 4, Sugi_1.0, whole genome shotgun sequence genomic window:
- the LOC131057524 gene encoding methyltransferase FGSG_00040-like — protein MANIAELLVGKCKELQASFEFDKEALIAAQEKTYNDVRQMRGYTQVGFTMRKPSEQLRLSVPLKGLRTIPARELQIDKHHKGRVLFGTLCADAHRMVGIMTVLEDQYGDAVRLAIYNASLPTVEIEAPRKRYPKGSKVAVKQPYFKQGAQDGVLMLRVDNPQDVEILSSFPGIKNADTYLAKDLVELRSEGNKYFRDGYWNRAIDCYSRCIDLALSRDKIEPQVRSASHIQEKVKEALLYSYSNRAEAKLRLKEYGDAVEDCDKALALDQHHLKSLFRKGRALHYLREYELACRCFERALEEAPTANDIQLHYEKSKELNYQNKQGKFDLSSYFTNGCNGAELSNYIGPVVIKKSVGRGRGLFATDNADIGDFLLVENAIACRSTETTGLKGSLEKVMPCMIKEKTKLGHLIRDLEAEIISCAASSPRIMQQLEYLADSDEMKVPPMDLFRINNASWNNFDARKKKWKLDQRKLAKIMLSVGCQIQNIESSSDMSRQSEKYGLWVLASFINHSCIPNANCIVVEEAMFIITGRRISAGEEITIPYFDTLEPLFRREFVFLRMGFKCDCKRCILERSLVTAEESPLQEIAEIVDSMDSTMLTNFEMWKIAMVLENSIDVLTTEEKHMMRTSFFWLYYNIFGLQTAHPCVMATLPSLREVFDGIEEVVPGNFMCFGLFARFPVYAMNEDETDKVLLKKALEVCTTYMGKHEEGLLKAVLNSVATGVFEPGSTLFGLSGVNS, from the coding sequence ATGGCTAACATTGCAGAGTTGTTGGTTGGAAAATGCAAGGAGTTGCAGGCTTCATTTGAGTTTGACAAAGAAGCCCTGATAGCAGCACAGGAGAAAACTTACAATGATGTCCGCCAGATGCGAGGGTATACCCAAGTGGGGTTTACGATGCGGAAACCGTCCGAGCAATTGAGGCTGTCAGTTCCACTGAAAGGTCTGCGCACCATTCCAGCAAGGGAGCTCCAAATTGATAAGCATCATAAAGGCCGTGTTCTCTTTGGAACGTTGTGTGCTGATGCGCACAGGATGGTGGGCATTATGACCGTCTTGGAAGACCAGTATGGAGATGCTGTTCGACTTGCAATATACAATGCTTCCCTTCCCACAGTGGAAATCGAAGCTCCCCGCAAGCGTTATCCCAAAGGATCCAAGGTTGCAGTCAAACAGCCTTACTTCAAGCAAGGTGCCCAAGATGGTGTGCTTATGCTCCGCGTTGACAATCCCCAAGATGTCGAGATTTTGTCTTCCTTCCCAGGAATTAAAAATGCAGACACTTATTTGGCTAAGGATTTGGTCGAATTGCGGAGTGAAGGCAACAAATACTTCCGCGATGGGTATTGGAATAGGGCAATTGACTGTTATTCCAGATGCATAGATTTGGCTCTCTCGCGCGATAAAATTGAGCCCCAAGTCCGCTCTGCTTCTCACATCCAGGAGAAAGTAAAGGAGGCTCTTTTGTATTCCTATTCTAATAGGGCAGAGGCAAAGTTGAGGTTGAAGGAGTACGGGGATGCTGTAGAAGACTGTGACAAGGCATTAGCTCTTGATCAGCACCACCTCAAATCCTTGTTTCGCAAAGGCCGTGCTTTACATTATCTCAGAGAATATGAGTTAGCTTGCCGATGCTTTGAAAGAGCTCTGGAGGAGGCTCCAACTGCCAACGACATCCAGTTGCACTATGAAAAGTCAAAGGAACTCAACTATCAGAACAAGCAAGGTAAGTTTGATCTCTCTTCCTATTTCACCAACGGTTGTAACGGGGCTGAGTTGAGcaattatattggtccagtggtgaTTAAAAAATCAGTAGGGCGCGGCAGAGGATTGTTTGCTACTGATAATGCAGATATTGGAGATTTTCTGCTCGTGGAAAATGCCATTGCATGCAGGAGCACCGAGACAACAGGATTGAAAGGAAGCCTGGAGAAAGTCATGCCCTGTATGATAAAAGAGAAGACAAAACTTGGTCATCTTATACGGGATTTAGAGGCTGAAATCATTTCCTGTGCAGCGTCATCTCCTAGGATAATGCAGCAGCTAGAGTACCTTGCTGATTCAGATGAAATGAAGGTGCCACCCATGGATCTGTTCCGGATAAATAATGCCAGCTGGAATAACTTCGATGCTCGCAAGAAAAAATGGAAGCTAGACCAGCGTAAACTCGCAAAGATAATGCTAAGCGTGGGGTGCCAAATACAAAATATTGAATCAAGTAGTGACATGTCAAGGCAAAGTGAGAAATATGGTTTGTGGGTACTTGCCTCTTTCATTAATCATTCCTGTATTCCCAATGCCAATTGCATTGTTGTGGAAGAAGCCATGTTTATAATAACAGGAAGAAGAATAAGTGCTGGAGAAGAAATAACAATCCCTTACTTCGACACTCTTGAACCATTGTTCAGACGAGAATTTGTATTCTTGAGGATGGGATTTAAGTGTGATTGTAAGCGGTGTATATTAGAAAGATCGTTAGTAACAGCCGAAGAATCACCATTGCAGGAAATCGCTGAAATAGTTGACTCCATGGACTCCACCATGCTcactaattttgagatgtggaaaatTGCTATGGTATTGGAAAACAGCATAGATGTTCTGACAACTGAAGAAAAGCATATGATGAgaacctcttttttttggctctatTACAATATTTTTGGGTTACAGACCGCTCATCCTTGTGTAATGGCAACTTTGCCTTCGCTAAGGGAAGTATTCGATGGCATCGAAGAGGTTGTTCCAGGGAATTTTATGTGCTTTGGACTATTTGCGAGGTTTCCTGTTTACGCCATGAATGAAGATGAAACAGACAAAGTTCTTTTGAAGAAGGCATTGGAAGTATGTACAACGTATATGGGAAAGCACGAAGAAGGGCTTCTAAAAGCTGTGTTAAACTCTGTTGCAACAGGCGTCTTCGAACCGGGTTCGACTCTCTTCGGCTTAAGTGGGGTCAACAGCTAA